A window from Solanum stenotomum isolate F172 chromosome 5, ASM1918654v1, whole genome shotgun sequence encodes these proteins:
- the LOC125864405 gene encoding phosphatidylinositol:ceramide inositolphosphotransferase 1-like encodes MSFYIGHEAPKLWRRICVETTTEINLLAENWKYILGGLIFQYIHGLGARGVHYLHRPGPTLQDAGYFLLPELGSDNAYISETVFTTIFLSFVLWTFHPFIFKTKKIYTVLIWCRVLTFLVACQFLRMLTFYSTQLPGPNYHCREGSKLATLPRPDNVLEVLLLNFPRGLLYGCGDLIFSSHMIFSLVFVRTYQKYGTRRFVKQCAWIAVIAQSFLIVASRKHYTVDVVVAWYTVNLVVFFVDKKLPELPDRTSAASLLPVSKDSKTKEENHKLLNGNADPEDWRPRTQINGMIMEDGNAVHVEAATNGV; translated from the exons atgtcGTTTTATATTGGTCATGAGGCTCCAAAG CTGTGGAGGAGAATTTGTGTAGAGACAACAACAGAGATTAATCTTCTTGCCGAGAATTGGAAGTATATTCTTGGTGGATTAATATTTCAg TACATCCATGGACTTGGTGCTCGTGGGGTTCATTACTTACATCGACCTGGACCAACTCTTCAGGACGCTGGCTACTTTCTTCTTCCG GAGCTTGGGTCAGACAATGCTTATATAAGCGAAACTGTATTCACTACCATTTTTCTATCTTTTGTCTTG TGGACATTCCATCCTTTCATTTTTAAGACCAAAAAGATCTATACGGTTCTGATATGGTGCAGGGTCCTGACATTCTTAGTT GCTTGTCAATTTCTTCGGATGTTAACATTCTATTCTACACAGCTTCCTGGTCCAAATTATCACTGCCGTGAG GGTTCAAAGCTTGCCACACTTCCTCGGCCTGATAATGTTTTAGAAGTTCTACTACTTAATT TTCCTCGGGGCTTACTTTATGGTTGTGGTGATTTGATATTTTCATCGCATATGATATTCTCCCTAGTCTTTGTGCGGACGTATCAGAAATATGGCACACGAAG GTTTGTAAAGCAATGTGCTTGGATAGCTGTTATTGCTCAGAGCTTTTTAATTGTTGCATCGCGTAAACATTACACTGTAGACGTTGTTGTGGCATG GTACACTGTTAATCTAGTAGTGTTCTTCGTTGACAAAAAATTACCAG AACTGCCTGACCGCACTAGTGCAGCCTCATTGCTACCGGTAAGCAAGGATAGCAAGACTAAAGAAGAGAATCACAAACTTCTGAACGGAAACGCAGATCCTGAAGATTGG AGGCCTAGAACACAAATCAACGGGATGATCATGGAAGATGGTAACGCGGTCCATGTTGAAGCAGCAACAAATGGTGTATAG
- the LOC125864420 gene encoding uncharacterized protein LOC125864420 — protein sequence MALSMKHSSIVLFFASTLFLQVALGEITCENLPTNICSFSISSSGKRCLLENSANEDGKLEYQCKTSEVIVANIAEYIETNECINSCGVDRNSVGISSDSLLEPQFTAKLCSPSCYRNCPNVVDLYFNLAAGEGVYLPDLCSKQRSSPHRAMIELLSSGAAATDASAPIASEDIIVGAPDISPASF from the exons atggctTTATCCATGAAACACTCTTCCATTGTTCTTTTCTTTGCTTCCACCCTTTTCCTCCAAGTCGCATTAG GGGAAATCACATGTGAAAACTTGCCaacaaatatttgttcattttcaaTCTCATCATCCGGAAAGCGATGTTTATTAGAGAATTCAGCAAACGAAGATGGAAAATTAGAATATCAATGCAAGACATCAGAAGTTATTGTTGCAAACATAGCAGAGTATATTGAAACAAATGAATGTATTAACTCATGTGGTGTTGACAGAAACTCTGTTGGCATTTCTTCTGATTCTTTACTTGAACCTCAATTTACTGCAAAACTCTGTTCCCCTTCTTGTTATCGCAATTGCCCCAACGTTGTTGATCTTTACTTCAACTTGGCTGCTGGAGAAG GAGTATATTTGCCAGATTTGTGCAGCAAACAGAGGAGCAGCCCACACCGCGCAATGATTGAGTTATTGAGCAGTGGAGCTGCTGCTACTGATGCTTCTGCTCCTATTGCTTCTGAAGATATTATTGTTGGTGCTCCTGATATTTCCCCTGCTTCtttctaa
- the LOC125864399 gene encoding tubulin beta-2 chain — translation MREILHIQGGQCGNQIGAKFWEVVCAEHGIDSTGRYAGDADLQLERINVYYNEATCGRFVPRAVLMDLEPGTMDSIRSGPYGQIFRPDNFVFGQSGAGNNWAKGHYTEGAELIDSVLDVVRKEAENCDCLQGFQVCHSLGGGTGSGMGTLLISKIREEYPDRMMLTFSVFPSPKVSDTVVEPYNATLSVHQLVENADECMVLDNEALYDICFRTLKLTTPSFGDLNHLISATMSGVTCCLRFPGQLNSDLRKLAVNLIPFPRLHFFMVGFAPLTSRGSQQYRALTVPELTQQMWDAKNMMCAADPRHGRYLTASAMFRGKMSTKEVDEQMLNVQNKNSSYFVEWIPNNVKSTVCDIPPTGLKMASTFIGNSTSIQEMFRRVSEQFTAMFRRKAFLHWYTGEGMDEMEFTEAESNMNDLVSEYQQYQDATADEEGEYYEDEDEDDAQEE, via the exons atgCGTGAGATTCTTCATATTCAAGGTGGACAATGCGGCAACCAAATCGGTGCCAAGTTTTGGGAAGTTGTTTGTGCTGAACACGGCATTGATTCCACCGGAAGATATGCCGGAGATGCTGATCTTCAGCTTGAGAGAATCAATGTCTATTATAATGAAGCTACTTGTGGAAGGTTTGTTCCAAGGGCGGTTCTTATGGATCTGGAGCCGGGTACCATGGATAGTATTAGATCTGGTCCTTATGGACAGATCTTTCGTCCTGATAACTTTGTGTTTGGACAATCTGGTGCTGGTAATAATTGGGCGAAAGGGCATTACACTGAAGGCGCTGAATTGATTGATTCTGTTCTTGATGTGGTTCGTAAGGAAGCTGAAAACTGTGATTGCCTTCAAG gGTTTCAAGTTTGTCATTCATTGGGTGGAGGAACAGGTTCTGGTATGGGTACCCTTTTGATTTCTAAGATCAGAGAGGAATACCCAGACCGAATGATGCTTACGTTTTCGGTTTTCCCTTCCCCTAAGGTATCCGACACCGTCGTTGAACCTTACAATGCTACTCTGTCTGTTCATCAATTGGTTGAAAATGCTGATGAATGTATGGTTCTTGACAATGAGGCTTTATATGATATTTGCTTCAGAACCTTAAAGCTTACCACCCCCAGCT TTGGAGATTTGAATCATTTGATATCAGCAACAATGTCTGGTGTTACCTGTTGTTTGCGTTTCCCCGGGCAGTTGAACTCTGATCTCCGTAAGCTGGCTGTCAATTTGATTCCATTCCCAAGGCTCCATTTCTTTATGGTTGGGTTTGCGCCTTTGACTTCCCGTGGTTCACAGCAATACAGAGCTTTGACTGTCCCCGAGCTTACACAGCAAATGTGGGATGCCAAGAACATGATGTGCGCAGCTGACCCTCGCCACGGGAGGTACTTGACTGCCTCAGCTATGTTCAGGGGCAAAATGAGCACGAAAGAGGTCGATGAGCAAATGCTCAATGTGCAGAACAAGAACTCATCCTACTTTGTTGAGTGGATCCCTAACAATGTGAAATCAACTGTTTGTGATATCCCACCTACTGGACTTAAGATGGCATCCACCTTCATTGGTAACTCAACATCAATTCAGGAGATGTTTAGGCGTGTAAGTGAACAGTTCACTGCTATGTTCAGGAGAAAGGCTTTCTTGCATTGGTACACTGGTGAAGGAATGGACGAGATGGAGTTTACCGAGGCTGAAAGTAACATGAATGATCTTGTGTCGGAGTATCAACAGTACCAAGATGCCACTGCTGATGAAGAGGGAGAGTAttatgaggatgaggatgaaGATGATGCTCAAGAGGAGTAA
- the LOC125864401 gene encoding uncharacterized protein LOC125864401 isoform X2 translates to MGEESKECEFWLPPEFLTGDDEFMGFKGNSKGEGNERKRYFGCDFQNEFSYGFNMFGPQSDLSSPVESVVGSTETESDEEDYITELTRQMAQSTLENRKGLQSESPNSPFQVCSPTEVQNRKGTVDLLYAAVGEVARMKKMEEQVGIWAPPRKTSPVYVDPKMSKPNLGSFYSNQPPLSYQQFKMAQFQRLKQQQIMEQRQVVLGPEKEGFWQYQLRQNHQNQSIHGRDRNGADRPSNMAISAAWPALQQPHHHQQKQPSPPLPQSGSGMRAVILGNPGPKRECAGTGVFIPRRVGAQTETRKKPGCSTVLLPDRVVQALNLQPQVQPRCNNGGVLKYRNISNNVGDQQWRNLRSQAPVAAMSQELQLPQEWTY, encoded by the exons ATGGGGGAAGAGTCGAAggagtgtgagttttggctgcCGCCGGAGTTTCTGACCGGCGATGATGAATTTATGGGGTTTAAGGGGAACAGTAAAGGAGAGGGAAATGAAAGAAAGAGGTACTTTGGGTGTGATTTTCAGAATGAGTTTTCATATGGGTTTAACATGTTTGGTCCTCAATCGGATCTGAGTTCGCCGGTGGAGTCCGTTGTTGGTTCGACTGAGACGGAGAGTGATGAAGAAGACTATATCACTGAGTTAACTCGTCAAATGGCTCAGTCCACTCTGGAAAACCGCAag GGGTTACAGAGTGAAAGCCCAAACAGCCCTTTTCAGGTTTGTTCTCCGACGGAAGTGCAGAACAGAAAGGGGACTGTAGATTTGCTGTATGCTGCTGTTGGTGAGGTTGCAAGAATGAAGAAAATGGAGGAACAGGTTGGAATTTGGGCTCCTCCCAGGAAGACAAGTCCAGTTTATGTAGACCCAAAAATGTCTAAACCAAATCTTGGCTCGTTTTACTCTAATCAGCCACCACTCTCTTACCAGCAGTTTAAAATGGCTCAA TTTCAGCGTTTGAAGCAACAACAGATAATGGAACAAAGGCAAGTAGTGTTGGGTCCAGAAAAAGAAGGATTTTGGCAGTACCAGTTGAGGCAGAACCACCAGAATCAGAGTATTCATGGGAGAGACAGAAATGGAGCTGATAGGCCTTCGAACATGGCAATATCTGCTGCTTGGCCTGCTCTACAACAACCTCACCACCACCAACAGAAACAGCCATCACCACCGCTACCTCAGTCTGGCTCCGGCATGCGTGCTGTTATCCTGGGAAATCCTGGACCCAAAAGAGAATGTGCTGGAACAGGGGTTTTCATTCCCAGAAGAGTTGGAGCTCAAACTGAAACTCGTAAGAAACCAG GTTGCTCCACAGTTCTTCTGCCAGACAGAGTGGTCCAAGCTCTGAATTTGCAGCCTCAGGTTCAACCCAGATGCAATAATG gtGGGGTTTTGAAGTACCGGAATATTAGTAATAACGTGGGAGATCAACAATGGCGAAATTTAAGAAGTCAGGCACCAGTAGCAGCAATGTCCCAAGAACTTCAACTGCCTCAGGAGTGGACTTACTAA
- the LOC125864401 gene encoding uncharacterized protein LOC125864401 isoform X1, translated as MGEESKECEFWLPPEFLTGDDEFMGFKGNSKGEGNERKRYFGCDFQNEFSYGFNMFGPQSDLSSPVESVVGSTETESDEEDYITELTRQMAQSTLENRKVYKLSSSPQSTLCGVLGSKQGLQSESPNSPFQVCSPTEVQNRKGTVDLLYAAVGEVARMKKMEEQVGIWAPPRKTSPVYVDPKMSKPNLGSFYSNQPPLSYQQFKMAQFQRLKQQQIMEQRQVVLGPEKEGFWQYQLRQNHQNQSIHGRDRNGADRPSNMAISAAWPALQQPHHHQQKQPSPPLPQSGSGMRAVILGNPGPKRECAGTGVFIPRRVGAQTETRKKPGCSTVLLPDRVVQALNLQPQVQPRCNNGGVLKYRNISNNVGDQQWRNLRSQAPVAAMSQELQLPQEWTY; from the exons ATGGGGGAAGAGTCGAAggagtgtgagttttggctgcCGCCGGAGTTTCTGACCGGCGATGATGAATTTATGGGGTTTAAGGGGAACAGTAAAGGAGAGGGAAATGAAAGAAAGAGGTACTTTGGGTGTGATTTTCAGAATGAGTTTTCATATGGGTTTAACATGTTTGGTCCTCAATCGGATCTGAGTTCGCCGGTGGAGTCCGTTGTTGGTTCGACTGAGACGGAGAGTGATGAAGAAGACTATATCACTGAGTTAACTCGTCAAATGGCTCAGTCCACTCTGGAAAACCGCAag GTTTATAAATTGTCGAGTTCTCCTCAGTCAACTTTATGTGGTGTGCTTGGGTCTAAACAGGGGTTACAGAGTGAAAGCCCAAACAGCCCTTTTCAGGTTTGTTCTCCGACGGAAGTGCAGAACAGAAAGGGGACTGTAGATTTGCTGTATGCTGCTGTTGGTGAGGTTGCAAGAATGAAGAAAATGGAGGAACAGGTTGGAATTTGGGCTCCTCCCAGGAAGACAAGTCCAGTTTATGTAGACCCAAAAATGTCTAAACCAAATCTTGGCTCGTTTTACTCTAATCAGCCACCACTCTCTTACCAGCAGTTTAAAATGGCTCAA TTTCAGCGTTTGAAGCAACAACAGATAATGGAACAAAGGCAAGTAGTGTTGGGTCCAGAAAAAGAAGGATTTTGGCAGTACCAGTTGAGGCAGAACCACCAGAATCAGAGTATTCATGGGAGAGACAGAAATGGAGCTGATAGGCCTTCGAACATGGCAATATCTGCTGCTTGGCCTGCTCTACAACAACCTCACCACCACCAACAGAAACAGCCATCACCACCGCTACCTCAGTCTGGCTCCGGCATGCGTGCTGTTATCCTGGGAAATCCTGGACCCAAAAGAGAATGTGCTGGAACAGGGGTTTTCATTCCCAGAAGAGTTGGAGCTCAAACTGAAACTCGTAAGAAACCAG GTTGCTCCACAGTTCTTCTGCCAGACAGAGTGGTCCAAGCTCTGAATTTGCAGCCTCAGGTTCAACCCAGATGCAATAATG gtGGGGTTTTGAAGTACCGGAATATTAGTAATAACGTGGGAGATCAACAATGGCGAAATTTAAGAAGTCAGGCACCAGTAGCAGCAATGTCCCAAGAACTTCAACTGCCTCAGGAGTGGACTTACTAA
- the LOC125864396 gene encoding serine/threonine-protein kinase BSK5-like: MGGRSSKFSFCCWHSSRKPSPHDLSDLENGGENGKNASPSFTEFSLDVLMIATEGFSADNIVSEHGEKAPNVVFKGLLENGHWVAVKRFNRSAWPDSRQFLDEAKAVGNLRSERLANLLGCCCEGEQRLLVAEFMPNETLAKHLFHWDSQPMKWAMRLRVAFYLAQAVEYCSSKGRAIYHDLNAYRILFDQDGNPRLSCFGLMKNSRDGKSYSTNLAFTPPEYMRTGRVTSESVVYSFGTMLLDLLSGKHIPPSHALDLIRVKNLSMLMDSCLEGDFSNDDGTELVRLATRCLQYEARERPNAKSLVNSLIAIQKETEVPSHVLLGIRHGAATPPQPLVLTTMGEACLRRDLTALHEILQKTGYKDDEGIANELSFQMWTNQMQETLNSKQQGDAAFRAKDFITAIECYTQFNDGGTMVSPTIYARRCLCYLMSDMAQEALGDAMQAQVISSEWPTAFYLQSVALFTLGMENDAQEALKEATKLEGKRSKN; encoded by the exons ATGGGTGGTCGTTCTTCCAAATTCTCTTTCTGCTGTTGGCATTCAAGCCGTAAACCATCTCCTCATGATTTATCTGATCtgg AGAATGGAGGGGAAAATGGGAAAAACGCGTCGCCGAGTTTTACTGAATTCAGTCTTGATGTGCTGATGATTGCAACTGAAGGATTTTCTGCGGATAACATTGTGTCTGAACATGGAGAGAAAGCCCCAAATGTGGTTTTTAAAGGGTTGCTGGAGAATGGTCATTGGGTTGCTGTTAAACGCTTCAATAGGTCTGCTTGGCCAGATTCTCGCCAATTCTTG GATGAGGCTAAAGCGGTGGGGAATCTGAGAAGTGAGAGACTGGCGAATCTACTTGGATGTTGCTGTGAAGGGGAACAAAGGTTGCTCGTGGCTGAGTTCATGCCAAATGAGACCCTTGCAAAGCATTTATTTCACT GGGACAGCCAACCTATGAAGTGGGCAATGAGGTTGAGGGTGGCTTTTTACTTAGCTCAAGCTGTGGAATACTGCAGCAGTAAGGGTCGAGCAATATATCATGATCTTAATGCTTACAGAATCTTATTTGATCAG GATGGTAATCCTAGACTCTCTTGCTTTGGCCTGATGAAGAACAGTAGAGATGGAAAGAGTTATAGTACAAACTTGGCTTTCACTCCTCCAGAATACATGAGAACAG GAAGAGTGACATCTGAAAGTGTAGTTTACAGCTTTGGAACAATGTTGCTAGATCTTTTGAGTGGAAAACATATACCTCCAAGCCAT GCACTTGATCTGATCCGGGTGAAGAATTTGTCGATGTTGATGGATTCTTGTTTGGAGGGTGATTTTTCTAATGATGATGGAACCGAGCTAGTGCGGCTTGCCACCCGTTGTTTACAGTATGAAGCACGTGAGAGGCCAAATGCAAAATCTCTTGTTAATTCTCTTATTGCCATTCAGAAAGAAACAGAG GTACCATCACATGTTTTGCTGGGAATTAGACATGGAGCTGCAACCCCACCCCAACCATTGGTGTTGACAACAATGGGTGAAGCATGTTTGAGAAGAGATCTGACTGCCCTTCATGAGATATTGCAAAAGACGGGGTACAAGGATGATGAAGGAATTGCCAATGAG CTTTCTTTCCAAATGTGGACTAATCAGATGCAGGAAACCTTGAATTCTAAGCAGCAAGGAGATGCTGCTTTCCGAGCCAAGGATTTCATAACAGCCATTGAATGCTACACACAG TTCAATGATGGAGGGACCATGGTGTCACCAACCATATACGCGAGGCGCTGCTTGTGTTATCTGATGAGCGACATGGCACAAGAAGCTCTAGGAGATGCAATGCAAGCTCAGGTTATATCCTCTGAGTGGCCTACCGCCTTTTATCTTCAGTCTGTTGCCCTTTTTACCCTTGGGATGGAGAATGATGCCCAAGAAGCACTAAAAGAAGCCACAAAGTTGGAAGGCAAAAGgagcaaaaattaa
- the LOC125864417 gene encoding uncharacterized protein LOC125864417, producing the protein MGIVFGKICVETPKYESIQSTADYEIRKYPAAVIAQVTYDPIQFKGDKDGGFKLLTNYIGIFGNPQNSNPEKIAMTTPVITKSSEKIAMTTPVVTKSDDGEKNTVTMQFILPATYTKGEEAPKPLDERVVIVEEGERKYGVVKFGGTASDTIVKEKVENLKKLLERDGCKIIGEYELARYNPTWILPPFKTNEVRIPVE; encoded by the coding sequence ATGGGCATTGTTTTCGGAAAGATCTGTGTTGAAACACCGAAATACGAATCAATTCAATCTACAGCAGATTACGAAATCCGCAAATACCCAGCAGCTGTTATAGCACAAGTCACATACGATCCGATCCAGTTCAAAGGCGACAAAGACGGTGGATTCAAACTACTAACCAATTACATCGGAATATTCGGTAATCCCCAAAACTCAAATCCTGAAAAAATCGCGATGACAACCCCTGTAATCACCAAATCGTCTGAGAAAATCGCGATGACTACACCGGTGGTGACTAAGAGCGATGACGGAGAGAAGAATACGGTGACTATGCAGTTTATTTTGCCGGCGACGTATACGAAAGGTGAAGAGGCACCGAAGCCGTTGGATGAGAGAGTGGTGATTGTAGAAGAAGGGGAAAGGAAGTATGGGGTGGTGAAGTTTGGTGGGACTGCAAGTGATACAAtagtgaaagaaaaagtggaGAATTTGAAGAAATTGTTGGAGAGAGATGGGTGTAAGATAATTGGGGAATATGAATTGGCTAGGTATAATCCGACATGGATATTGCCTCCATTTAAGACCAATGAAGTTAGGATTCCAGTTGAGTAA